The following proteins are co-located in the Bacteroidales bacterium genome:
- a CDS encoding response regulator transcription factor, translating into MEQHLTALVVDDEESARKLLKKLLEETACFKEIRTASSVNNANSEMSQFDPDLVFLDIKMPGKDGFSFINDLKQNFRNPEIVFVTAYDHYAIKALRNQAFDYLLKPVNRKELKQCVTRFVEQVNSSAPKEKQSAASHFPKDAIARIRVNTRTGTLFINPSSILYCKADGNYTSICTGSKQHLCSLNIGKVKEMLPGNGFIRVGRSHIVNFEYITMLDRKDSTVTLVRDDESVTIKLPRHHLKDLEMT; encoded by the coding sequence ATGGAACAACATCTGACTGCCCTGGTCGTAGATGATGAAGAGAGTGCCAGAAAATTATTGAAAAAACTTTTGGAGGAGACAGCCTGTTTTAAAGAAATCAGGACCGCTTCATCTGTTAATAATGCAAATTCTGAAATGTCTCAGTTTGATCCCGATCTTGTTTTTCTCGACATCAAGATGCCTGGCAAGGATGGTTTTAGTTTTATAAACGATCTAAAACAGAATTTTCGGAATCCTGAAATCGTATTTGTAACAGCATATGACCATTATGCTATAAAAGCCCTTAGAAATCAGGCGTTTGATTATCTTCTTAAACCAGTTAACCGCAAGGAACTAAAGCAGTGTGTTACACGATTTGTTGAACAGGTAAATTCTTCAGCCCCGAAAGAGAAACAATCGGCTGCTTCCCATTTCCCAAAAGATGCTATAGCCAGAATCCGTGTTAACACCCGAACAGGTACTCTCTTTATAAATCCGTCATCAATTCTCTATTGTAAAGCAGACGGAAATTATACATCTATTTGTACCGGCAGCAAGCAGCATCTCTGTTCTCTGAATATTGGAAAGGTAAAAGAAATGCTTCCCGGTAATGGATTTATAAGGGTTGGAAGATCGCATATTGTGAACTTTGAGTATATCACTATGCTTGACAGAAAAGATAGTACAGTAACGCTTGTAAGGGATGATGAATCTGTTACAATAAAACTGCCCAGACACCATCTCAAGGATCTTGAAATGACATAG
- a CDS encoding histidine kinase, with protein sequence MRRGALFKKLVYSPWLLAALPAVVIMLFLPPLGLHYTLNIEEKGKLFSNETYVDLNADSVTEIVRLGKGFPYYHLLILDNNYRIYDQLNFKDSLDAALSFPFFGNIDNDNFKEIYIFSYKNDSLFLNINEFFDSEGIRMEGQFISKMKPVNNTVTSNVYPAGFYDVSGDGNKELYFTIATGFGLEPRLVYYFDVFTKVLKSSQFLGVNCQFPRFSDADGDNKPEIFGRMSASGNYKVPTPFTDMSTWLMVFDEELNLEFTPAEFPGLTNNLEIYPYSSGDFKGFIMSHNTATADTSVSEPRLLIYSGDGNFVKEKVYSKLGLDGFVALHLVTSGQGDRIFLFEKEVIELNDRLEVVNKIKSPLNQVYFSYVEDIDLNGIKEIILFSAGEEKLIVLNTSLHILAEANLKSSASELKFSHSISSGNRNKLFVTSSDNSWLIEMKNNNLFYLGYLAYPGIYMLLVLFIDGINRINTYKIRQKESLKQRLLTLQLQGIKSQLDPHFTFNALNSIASLIYLDDRQSAYDNMNKFTMLLRSMLNDADRIYRSLGEELDFVTTYLELEKLRFGDKFNFIIEISDEVSQKEQVPKLVLQTFAENAIKHGLMPCTEGGILKIVAAREDNYLKLTIEDNGVGREKSSGKSTSTGKGLKLTGEFYDILNQLNKQAIIHTLTDLYDANGLPAGTRVDVWVPLNV encoded by the coding sequence ATGAGAAGGGGTGCTCTTTTTAAAAAGTTAGTTTACTCTCCATGGTTGCTGGCAGCCCTGCCAGCAGTTGTTATTATGCTTTTCCTTCCTCCTCTCGGATTACATTACACTTTAAATATTGAGGAGAAAGGAAAGCTTTTTTCGAATGAAACTTACGTTGACCTTAATGCAGATTCTGTAACTGAAATAGTAAGGTTAGGTAAAGGCTTCCCATATTATCATCTGCTAATACTGGATAATAATTACAGGATCTATGATCAGTTGAATTTTAAGGATTCACTGGATGCCGCATTGTCTTTCCCATTCTTTGGAAACATCGATAATGACAATTTTAAAGAGATTTATATTTTTTCATATAAAAACGATTCCTTATTTCTGAACATAAACGAATTCTTTGATTCAGAAGGTATAAGGATGGAGGGCCAGTTTATCTCCAAAATGAAACCAGTCAATAATACTGTTACTTCGAACGTCTATCCTGCAGGTTTCTATGATGTGTCAGGAGATGGAAACAAGGAACTGTATTTTACTATTGCGACCGGATTCGGACTTGAGCCACGGCTGGTCTATTACTTTGATGTTTTTACAAAAGTATTGAAATCAAGTCAGTTTCTGGGTGTAAATTGTCAGTTTCCAAGGTTTTCTGATGCCGACGGAGACAATAAACCCGAGATTTTTGGAAGGATGAGTGCCTCTGGGAATTACAAAGTACCGACTCCATTCACCGACATGAGTACATGGCTAATGGTTTTCGATGAAGAACTTAACCTGGAGTTTACTCCGGCTGAATTTCCGGGACTTACAAATAATCTTGAGATTTACCCTTATTCATCGGGAGACTTCAAAGGTTTTATCATGAGTCATAATACTGCAACTGCCGATACATCAGTATCTGAACCAAGATTATTAATTTACTCGGGAGATGGTAATTTTGTTAAAGAAAAAGTGTACAGCAAACTGGGTCTGGATGGTTTTGTCGCGTTACATCTTGTTACCTCCGGGCAGGGTGACAGAATATTCTTATTTGAAAAAGAAGTAATTGAACTAAATGATCGTTTGGAAGTTGTAAACAAAATTAAATCACCTCTGAATCAGGTATATTTTTCATATGTTGAAGATATTGACCTGAACGGCATCAAAGAAATTATTCTTTTCTCTGCCGGAGAGGAGAAATTGATTGTGCTTAACACATCTTTGCATATACTGGCAGAGGCAAATCTTAAATCGTCTGCTTCTGAGTTAAAATTTTCACATTCAATTTCATCCGGTAACAGAAACAAACTATTTGTTACCTCTTCCGACAATTCATGGTTAATTGAAATGAAGAATAATAATTTATTCTATTTGGGATATCTCGCATATCCTGGAATTTACATGTTACTTGTATTGTTTATAGACGGAATAAACAGAATAAACACATATAAAATAAGGCAGAAAGAGAGTCTGAAGCAGAGGCTGTTAACCCTTCAGCTACAAGGAATTAAATCGCAGCTCGACCCGCATTTTACTTTTAATGCCTTAAATTCAATTGCCTCACTCATCTATCTTGATGACAGGCAGTCGGCATACGATAATATGAATAAATTTACCATGCTTCTCCGATCAATGCTGAATGATGCTGACAGAATATACAGAAGTCTTGGTGAAGAGTTAGATTTTGTAACAACATACCTTGAACTTGAAAAACTGCGTTTTGGAGATAAATTCAACTTCATAATTGAAATCAGCGATGAGGTTAGTCAGAAAGAACAGGTTCCTAAGCTTGTACTGCAGACCTTTGCAGAGAATGCAATCAAGCATGGATTAATGCCTTGTACTGAAGGCGGCATTCTGAAAATTGTTGCAGCCAGGGAAGATAATTATCTTAAACTTACAATAGAAGATAATGGTGTAGGCCGCGAAAAATCGTCAGGTAAAAGCACATCAACAGGAAAGGGGCTTAAGCTTACAGGTGAATTTTATGATATCTTGAATCAGTTGAACAAACAAGCAATAATACATACTCTCACTGACCTTTATGATGCCAATGGATTACCGGCTGGTACCAGGGTGGATGTCTGGGTCCCGCTTAATGTATGA
- a CDS encoding transketolase, with the protein MDVNQRAADNIRILSMAMVEKSKSGHPGGAMGGADFIHILFSEFLSFDPADPEWINRDRFFLDPGHMSPMLYSILTLTGHFTTEELKSFRQWGSPTPGHPELDVMRGIENTSGPLGQGHTMAVGAAIAERFLAERFGELFAHKIYTFISDGGVQEEISQGAGRLAGFLGLSNLIMFYDSNDIQLSTETKAVTIEDTAMKYTAWGWNVIKIDGNDHNQVRKALVSANSEKSKPTIIIGKTIMGKGLLDAEGKSFERKTSTHGMPVSEAGGSYEKSLVNLGGSASDPFIVFDEVKELYRNILAEKSKAASDWKKSKALWASKNTEMNKKLNDFFESNIPEIDYKSVSQKEGSATRAASAAMLSIYATKIENMIVASADLANSDKTDGFLKNTHPFVKGDFSGAFLHAGVSELTMASVMNGMALHGGVIPACGTFFVFSDYMKPAVRLACLMRLPVKYIWTHDAFRVGEDGPTHQPVEQEAQLRLMEHLKNHHGENSMVVLRPADGTETTVAWKMALENKKTPTALILSRQNIKDLPSDNGNRYADALKSYNGAYIVQDCQGKPDIILIASGSEVATLVEGAPLLRKDNLKVRIVSAPSEGLYRNQPDEYHKQIIPENVPVFGLTAGLSVTLQGLVGPKGKVWGMNSFGYSAPYKVLDEKFGFTAENVYKQVTKYLKEYTR; encoded by the coding sequence ATTGATGTAAACCAGAGAGCCGCAGATAATATTAGGATACTGTCTATGGCAATGGTAGAAAAATCCAAATCCGGACATCCCGGGGGAGCAATGGGCGGTGCAGATTTTATTCATATACTCTTTTCTGAGTTCCTGAGCTTTGATCCTGCAGATCCGGAATGGATAAACCGTGACAGATTCTTTCTCGATCCTGGCCATATGTCGCCAATGCTTTACTCAATTCTTACACTCACCGGCCATTTTACAACTGAAGAGCTAAAAAGTTTCCGACAGTGGGGAAGTCCAACACCGGGGCACCCTGAACTTGACGTAATGAGGGGTATTGAGAACACATCAGGTCCGCTGGGACAGGGACATACAATGGCTGTTGGTGCAGCTATTGCAGAGAGATTTCTTGCAGAAAGATTCGGAGAACTGTTTGCTCATAAAATATATACATTCATCTCCGACGGTGGTGTTCAGGAGGAGATATCGCAGGGTGCGGGCAGGCTGGCCGGATTCCTCGGGCTAAGCAACCTTATCATGTTTTACGATTCAAATGACATACAGCTCTCAACCGAAACAAAAGCAGTTACAATTGAAGACACTGCAATGAAATATACTGCCTGGGGATGGAATGTTATTAAAATTGATGGCAATGACCATAACCAGGTAAGAAAAGCACTTGTATCAGCTAATTCAGAAAAGTCGAAACCAACTATTATTATTGGTAAAACGATAATGGGCAAAGGGCTTTTGGATGCTGAAGGAAAGAGCTTCGAAAGAAAAACCTCAACTCATGGAATGCCTGTAAGCGAAGCCGGCGGTTCATACGAAAAATCACTTGTTAACCTTGGAGGCAGTGCATCAGATCCATTCATAGTATTTGATGAAGTAAAGGAGTTGTACAGAAATATCCTTGCAGAAAAGAGTAAAGCAGCTTCAGACTGGAAGAAAAGTAAAGCCCTGTGGGCATCGAAAAATACTGAGATGAATAAAAAGCTTAACGACTTTTTCGAATCCAATATTCCTGAAATAGATTACAAATCCGTGAGCCAGAAAGAAGGATCAGCTACAAGAGCTGCTTCTGCTGCAATGCTTAGCATATATGCAACCAAAATAGAAAATATGATTGTGGCATCTGCCGACCTTGCCAATTCAGACAAGACAGACGGATTCCTTAAAAACACCCATCCGTTTGTTAAGGGTGATTTCAGCGGAGCATTTCTTCATGCAGGTGTCTCCGAACTTACTATGGCTTCAGTTATGAACGGCATGGCTCTTCACGGAGGTGTAATTCCAGCCTGCGGTACATTTTTTGTTTTCTCAGATTATATGAAACCTGCAGTAAGACTTGCATGTCTTATGCGTCTGCCTGTAAAATATATCTGGACCCATGATGCATTCCGTGTAGGCGAAGATGGCCCGACACACCAGCCAGTAGAACAGGAAGCCCAGCTAAGGCTTATGGAACATCTTAAAAATCACCATGGAGAAAACAGCATGGTGGTACTCAGGCCTGCCGATGGTACTGAAACGACTGTTGCATGGAAAATGGCACTTGAGAATAAAAAGACACCTACAGCATTAATACTTTCAAGACAAAATATAAAAGATCTTCCTTCCGATAATGGAAACAGATATGCGGATGCACTGAAGTCATACAACGGAGCCTATATAGTCCAGGATTGTCAGGGGAAACCTGATATTATCCTGATTGCAAGCGGATCGGAAGTTGCAACTCTTGTCGAAGGAGCGCCACTGTTGCGTAAAGACAATCTGAAAGTGAGGATAGTATCAGCTCCTTCTGAAGGATTATACAGAAATCAGCCTGATGAATACCATAAACAGATCATACCTGAGAATGTACCAGTTTTCGGTTTAACAGCGGGACTCTCAGTAACACTGCAGGGACTTGTTGGGCCGAAAGGAAAGGTTTGGGGAATGAATAGTTTTGGTTATTCTGCTCCATACAAAGTACTTGATGAAAAATTCGGGTTTACAGCAGAAAATGTTTATAAACAGGTTACTAAGTACCTAAAAGAATATACCAGGTAA